The genomic window CCTTTTTTTATAGGGATATAGTTCAATGGTAGAATTATGGTCTCCAAAACCATCGATGTGGGTTCGAATCCTACTATCCCTGTGTTGTATTTTTAAAAAAACTACCCTTTTATTATGGCGATTGTGGCGAAGTGGTTAACGCACCGGATTGTGGTTCCGGCATTCGTGGGTTCGATCCCCATCAGTCGCCTTTTTTTATTGGGCTATAGCCAAGCGGTAAGGCAAGGGACTTTGACTCCCTTATGCGTTGGTTCGAATCCAGCTAGCCCAGTTTTATTTTTTAACCAATCCAATTTAATGATGGCGGTATAGCCAAGTGGTAAGGCAGAGGTCTGCAAAACCTCCATCACCGGTTCAAATCCGGTTACCGCCTTATTCGATAGATTGATTGTTTACCTATCATGCCGACGTGGCGGAATTGGTAGACGCGCTGGACTCAAAATCCTGTGCCCGCGAGGGCGTGCCGGTTCGATTCCGGCCGTCGGTATAAAATAGACATCAAACGTTTCTGTAACGTTGCGGTGTTTTTTTTTGTGGAAAAATAAATTAATGAAGTTTTTAGGTTCTATAATCGGTTATGAAGCAAAAGGAGTATAATCCATTTAAAATGATTGATAAGCTTGTATTTCAGTGTTTAAGTACGTTATACTTGTCTTGAAAATGGTAGTAAAAAATATGAAATGAGGTATTCAATTGACTAAAATAACAGATCAGTTCGAAGCAATATTAAAACAGAAACAAATCCCTTTAGCTAAAAGAGAAATTGAAAATGGCCAAGTTTCTTATAATGGAAAATTTCAATTAACAAACGAAAAAGCTTTACCTTTTGGTATTGTATTTGATAAAGAAGACGAGAGATCAGATTATCAAATCGTATACCATCATTTAGCTTTTGTATCAAACTTTAGTAAAAAAGTAACTGTGTTAGAGTTGATTAACGAGTTAAACGAATTACAATCAGGTTATTATCGTATTTGTCTAGGTTCTGATGGCGAAATTTACATGAGATTATTAGGCAGAACCTCAACGGACGTTATGCCTCTTTATGAAATGCTAGTAACAGGTTCAACTATTGCTAAAGCTATTTTACCAAGAATTGAAGAAGTTCTTAATGACAAACAAGTAAAATAAAGACGATAAAACTTGTCTAAAGGAGATAAAAATATGACAGCTCCCAAAAGTCTATTCCATGCTGAAATGGTTAATGAAAATGGTGTCGATGGAGTAGCTTATGTAAAAAATGATGGCTTAAAAGTAAGTCTATCTAGTCCGACTTCAAGTGCTCCTGGGACAAATCCAGAAGAATTGTTGGGTCTTTCTTTAAGTACTTGTTTAAATGCTACAATTCAATCCGTATTAAAGGCTAGAGGCAAACAGAATAAGAGTAGAGTCGAAGTTCAAGTAGATTTTGTAAAAGAAACAACAAAACCTGGTTATTATTTTGATGTACTTGCTACAGCACAAATAGATGGATTAGGATTTGATGAAGTACAAAAACTTGTAGAAGTAGCAGAGCGACTTTGTCCAGTATCTAAATTATTAATGGGCAGTCAAACTGTTATTGTCAAGGCTATCGAAGGTTACACGAATTAAAAAATAAAAAACCTGTTGCTCACATCGAACACTGCTGAGCAACAGGTTTTTTTAACGGTAATTAGTAAATTGTAATGCGATTGGTAAATTAGCTTCACGTAATAGAGCCATTACTTTTTGCAAATCGTCTCTATTTTTACCAGTGACCCTAATTTGGTCGTCTTGAATTTGTGTTTTTACTTTTAGTTCAGCTTGTTTAATGAGTTGTATTATTTTTTTTGTATTTTCTTTATCAATTCCATTAACTAAATCAGCTGTTTGCCTGATATTTCCGCCAAAGGCTTTTTCAATTTTTTCGAAGTGAAGATTTTTTGAAGAAATGTCTCTTTTAACTAGTTTATTAGTCAAGATATCTTTCACTTGTTCTAATTTAAATTCGCTTTC from Carnobacterium iners includes these protein-coding regions:
- a CDS encoding OsmC family protein, whose product is MTAPKSLFHAEMVNENGVDGVAYVKNDGLKVSLSSPTSSAPGTNPEELLGLSLSTCLNATIQSVLKARGKQNKSRVEVQVDFVKETTKPGYYFDVLATAQIDGLGFDEVQKLVEVAERLCPVSKLLMGSQTVIVKAIEGYTN
- a CDS encoding YajQ family cyclic di-GMP-binding protein, encoding MAKEASFDIVSETNLEEVKNAIQMVKKEIDTRFDFKGTISEVKLEKDQLVIVSESEFKLEQVKDILTNKLVKRDISSKNLHFEKIEKAFGGNIRQTADLVNGIDKENTKKIIQLIKQAELKVKTQIQDDQIRVTGKNRDDLQKVMALLREANLPIALQFTNYR